Proteins encoded in a region of the Raphanus sativus cultivar WK10039 chromosome 8, ASM80110v3, whole genome shotgun sequence genome:
- the LOC108819928 gene encoding MATH domain and coiled-coil domain-containing protein At3g27040-like produces MGNEADKKFTWVIKNFSSLGFKSVSSDVFVAGRCKWRLCAFQWEVDNCSSSLYLYLAVPNHESLPSGWRPHAKISVTIVNQIPGGVSQLREAQYWFDQRNIDWVFPSMILLSDLYARDSGFLVNDELKIVAKVDVLEVVGELDVPVVTTDFVDINGFQVLASQIESVNSLFKDHPNIASNVRAKNPHLRTTYLNVLLGLTTILCKSSGELSNSDLEEAYSAVRFVTKAGFNLDWLEEALKEAFQIQIQEIEEKLNELTEKRAHMNTLLKTLE; encoded by the exons ATGGGGAATGAAGCTGATAAGAAGTTCACTTGGGTTATTAAGAATTTCTCCTCTTTGGGATTCAAGTCTGTTAGCTCTGATGTATTCGTGGCTGGTCGCTGCAAATG GCGTCTTTGCGCCTTTCAATGGGAAGTTGACAACTGCAGTTCTTCTTTATATCTGTATTTGGCTGTTCCTAATCATGAATCTTTACCATCTGGATGGAGACCACACGCTAAAATCTCCGTTACTATTGTAAATCAAATTCCTGGAGGAGTCTCTCAACTGAGAG AAGCTCAATACTGGTTTGATCAAAGGAACATCGACTGGGTTTTTCCATCGATGATTCTTCTTTCAGACCTTTATGCTAGAGATAGCGGGTTTCTTGTAAACGATGAACTAAAGATTGTTGCAAAGGTTGATGTTCTTGAAGTTGTCGGTGAACTAGATGTACCAGTGGTAACTACAGACTTCGTGGATATCAATGGGTTTCAAGTCCTTGCTTCACAA atagAATCTGTGAACAGTTTATTTAAAGATCATCCAAACATTGCATCAAATGTCCGTGCAAAGAATCCACATCTGAGAACAACATACTTGAATGTCCTACTAGGCCTGACTACGATTCTATGCAAGTCCTCTGGCGAACTCTCCAACAGTGATCTTGAGGAAGCATATTCTGCAGTGAGATTTGTGACAAAAGCGGGGTTTAACTTGGACTGGTTAGAGGAGGCATTGAAAGAGGCTTTTCAGATTCAGATTCAAGAAATTGAGGAAAAGTTGAATGAGTTGACTGAAAAGCGTGCACACATGAATACGCTGCTGAAGACCCTAGAATGA
- the LOC108820929 gene encoding 60S ribosomal protein L39-1, protein MPSHKSFMIKKKLAKKMRQNRPIPHWIRLRTDNTIRYNAKRRHWRRTKLGF, encoded by the exons ATG CCGTCGCACAAGTCGTTCATGATCAAGAAGAAGCTTGCGAAGAAGATGAGACAGAACAGGCCTATTCCTCACTGGATTCGCCTCCGTACCGACAACACCATCAG gtACAATGCCAAGCGCAGGCACTGGCGTAGAACCAAGCTCGGATTCTAG
- the LOC108821661 gene encoding MATH domain and coiled-coil domain-containing protein At3g27040-like, with translation MGNGADKKFTWVIKNFSSFTSYGYERVYSDIFVAGRCKWRLLAYPKGYSSSYVDYLSLYLVVPNHESLPSGWRRHAKFSFAIVNQNPGEVSHLRESQYVFGQKNHRAGSHTMIRPNKDFLLNNELKIVADVDVLEVVGNLDIPVETTKFVDVNGFQVLASQVESVNSLFKKHPNIASNVRAKNPRLRTTYLNFLLSLTEILCESHEELSNSDLADAYSSLTYLTKAGFKLDLLEKALKEAGETRIQDIEEELANLTQKRADMDALLKFLK, from the exons ATGGGGAACGGAGCTGATAAGAAGTTCACTTGGGTGATTAAGAACTTCTCTTCTTTCACCTCTTACGGATATGAACGCGTTTATTCTGATATATTCGTGGCTGGTCGCTGCAAATG GCGTCTTCTCGCATATCCCAAAGGATACAGCTCAAGTTATGTTGATTATTTGTCTCTGTACTTGGTGGTTCCTAATCATGAATCTTTGCCTTCTGGATGGAGACGACACGCTAAATTCTCATTTGCTATTGTTAATCAAAACCCTGGAGAAGTCTCCCATCTGCGAG AATCTCAATACGTGTTTGGTCAAAAGAACCACAGAGCGGGATCTCACACCATGATTCGCCCAAATAAAGATTTTCTGTTGAACAATGAACTCAAGATTGTCGCGGATGTTGATGTTCTTGAAGTTGTCGGTAATTTAGATATACCAGTGGAAACTACGAAGTTCGTTGATGTCAATGGGTTTCAAGTCCTTGCTTCACAA gtGGAATCTGTGAACAGCTTGTTTAAAAAGCATCCAAACATTGCATCAAATGTCCGTGCAAAGAATCCACGACTGAGAACAACATACTTGAATTTCCTGCTAAGCCTGACCGAGATTCTATGCGAGTCTCATGAGGAACTCTCCAACAGTGATCTGGCTGACGCATATTCTTCACTGACATATCTGACAAAGGCAGGGTTTAAGTTGGACTTGTTGGAAAAGGCTCTGAAAGAAGCTGGTGAGACGCGGATTCAAGACATTGAGGAAGAGTTGGCTAACTTGACTCAAAAGCGCGCGGACATGGATGCTCTGCTGAAGTTCTTGAAATGA
- the LOC108819207 gene encoding uncharacterized protein LOC108819207, with product MKKATSAAAKTPTVKDEWVAAAMTDDQMVVELLIRLKQAGTTTVSENLLPLQWGIRRQRRSRSSRFGGVRVTLKKDVDSARGSPKTPLSWSDGSGSGGGASASASPPSPAAAAAGDGFEDVCRQASCSASTGSGSKALPTNVITSSISERLKRKKLKSSSELKYEENLKLKERLDLQKEISSLRATLDEQKVRNQRLKRIKLDLNSGLVKNETPVNLIHNSQESKCCRVEGNKTASFFLPDLNMAPSEDEILHGTS from the exons ATGAAGAAGGCTACATCGGCAGCGGCTAAGACGCCGACGGTCAAGGACGAGTGGGTGGCGGCGGCGATGACCGACGACCAGATGGTTGTAGAGCTTCTTATACGGCTGAAGCAAGCGGGGACGACGACGGTTTCAGAGAATCTGCTTCCGTTACAGTGGGGAATCCGTCGTCAACGGCGGTCACGGTCCTCAAGATTCGGCGGCGTTCGCGTTACGTTGAAGAAAGACGTAGATTCCGCTAGAGGCAGTCCGAAGACTCCTCTCTCGTGGAGCGACGGATCTGGAAGTGGCGGCGGAGCCTCTGCATCAGCATCTCCTCCCTCCCCCGCCGCAGCAGCAGCGGGCGATGGATTCGAGGATGTTTGTCGTCAAGCTAGCTGCTCCGCGTCAACAGGATCCGGATCTAAG GCTTTACCAACAAACGTTATCACAAGTTCTATATCCGAGAGACTGAAGAGAAAGAAG ttaaAGTCATCTTCGGAGCTTAAGTACGAAGAGAACTTGAAGTTGAAGGAAAGACTCGACCTTCAAAAG GAGATTTCAAGTCTCCGAGCAACGTTAGATGAACAAAAAGTAAGGAACCAAAGGTTGAAGAGGATTAAG CTTGACTTGAACTCAGGCCTTGTCAAGAACGAGACTCCGGTTAATTTGATTCATAATTCACAAGAATCAAAATGTTGCAGAGTAGAGGGCAACAAAACTGCTAGCTTCTTCCTCCCTGATTTGAACATGGCACCATCCGAGGACGAGATATTGCATGGAACTAGCTAA
- the LOC108821793 gene encoding xanthotoxin 5-hydroxylase CYP82C4: protein MDAFLFSLLSPLLVFVLIALFKKTKRPKHVKAPEPSGSWPIIGHLHLLGGKEQLLYRTLGEMANRYGPAMSLRLGSSEAFVVSSFEVAKECFTVNDKALASRPMTAAAKHMGYNYAVFGFAPYSSFWREMRKIATVELLSNRRLQLLKHVRVSEISMGVQDLYSLWVKKGGSEPVMVDLKRWLEDMTLNMIVRMVAGKRYFGGGSTTPEETEEARQCQKAITKFFHLIGIFTMSDAFPTLGWFDPQGHEKEMKKTGSELDVILERWIENHRQQRKASGNKENDSDFIDVMLSLAEQDKLSHLQYDANTSIKSTCLALILGGSDTTASTLTWAIALLLNKREMLKKAQDEIDVQVGKDRNVEDSDIENLVYLQAIIKETLRLYPAGPLLGPREAMQDCTVAGYHVSCGTRLIVNVWKIQRDPKVWVEPNEFRPERFLTGEAKEFDVRGQNFELMPFGSGRRSCPGSSLAMQVLHLGLARFLHSFEVNTVSDVAVDMSESPGLTIPKATPLDVLISPRLEKHLFV, encoded by the exons ATGGATGCTTTCTTATTTTCCTTATTATCTCCACTACTGGTTTTCGTTTTGATTGCTCttttcaagaaaacaaagagGCCAAAACATGTAAAAGCTCCTGAACCGAGCGGTTCATGGCCCATCATCggccatcttcatcttcttggtGGCAAGGAACAACTTCTCTACCGAACTTTAGGAGAAATGGCTAACCGTTACGGTCCTGCTATGTCGTTACGACTCGGGAGCAGTGAAGCATTCGTTGTGAGCAGTTTTGAGGTGGCTAAAGAGTGTTTCACTGTGAACGACAAAGCCTTGGCTTCACGACCTATGACTGCCGCCGCAAAGCATATGGGTTACAATTATGCTGTCTTCGGGTTTGCACCTTACAGCTCTTTCTGGCGCGAGATGCGTAAGATAGCAACTGTCGAGCTACTTTCTAACCGGCGGCTACAGCTGCTCAAGCACGTCCGTGTTTCAGAGATCTCAATGg GTGTGCAAGATTTGTATTCTTTGTGGGTTAAGAAAGGTGGTTCCGAACCAGTAATGGTTGATCTAAAGAGGTGGTTAGAGGACATGACACTGAACATGATCGTAAGAATGGTGGCCGGAAAACGATACTTTGGCGGTGGCTCAACAACCCCTGAAGAGACAGAAGAGGCGAGGCAATGCCAAAAGGCCATCACAAAGTTCTTTCACCTCATCGGTATATTCACAATGTCCGATGCTTTTCCGACACTAGGGTGGTTTGATCCGCAAGGACAtgagaaggagatgaagaaaacGGGTAGCGAACTAGATGTGATTCTTGAAAGATGGATCGAGAACCATCGGCAACAACGAAAAGCTTCaggaaataaagaaaatgattcAGACTTCATTGATGTTATGTTGTCACTTGCGGAACAAGACAAACTCTCCCATCTTCAATATGATGCAAATACTAGCATCAAATCTACCTGCCTG GCACTGATTCTTGGAGGAAGTGACACTACAGCTTCAACCCTCACATGGGCCATTGCTCTTCTTCTAAACAAGAGAGAAATGTTAAAGAAAGCGCAAGATGAGATAGACGTCCAAGTTGGCAAAGACAGGAATGTCGAGGATTCAGACATAGAAAATCTGGTGTATCTTCAAGCGATCATCAAAGAAACATTGAGACTGTATCCAGCTGGTCCTCTTTTAGGCCCTCGAGAGGCGATGCAAGATTGCACAGTCGCCGGTTACCACGTTTCTTGCGGTACAAGACTGATAGTGAACGTATGGAAAATCCAAAGAGATCCAAAAGTTTGGGTAGAACCAAACGAGTTCAGACCAGAGAGGTTTCTTACAGGAGAAGCAAAAGAGTTTGATGTCAGAGGACAGAACTTTGAGCTGATGCCGTTTGGTTCGGGAAGAAGATCATGTCCAGGATCTTCCTTGGCTATGCAAGTGCTTCATCTAGGTCTTGCACGTTTTCTTCATTCGTTTGAAGTAAACACTGTTTCTGATGTGGCTGTTGATATGAGTGAGAGCCCTGGCTTAACCATTCCTAAAGCAACGCCTCTTGATGTTCTGATCAGTCCACGTCTCGAGAAACATCTTTTCGtgtga